In Zingiber officinale cultivar Zhangliang chromosome 1A, Zo_v1.1, whole genome shotgun sequence, a genomic segment contains:
- the LOC122038337 gene encoding mediator of RNA polymerase II transcription subunit 6-like isoform X1, whose amino-acid sequence MAATPLPPAMQGGPPQEVGNPGVVASDGMPQPPGTDMTGICFRDQLWLNTYPLDRNLVFDYFALSPFYDWSCNNEQLRSRSIHPLDLSHLSKMTGTEYALSEVMEPHLFVIRKQKRDGPEKITPMLTYYILDGSIYQAPQLASVFASRIGRALYHISKAFNTAASKLEKIGYADAENEEPNSESINGKEAIDLKELKRVDHILATLQRKEISSNSWIMQLPPAPPPPPFPEGYAPSEMEKDLEKRASEQPTSVDPIIDQGPAKRTKF is encoded by the exons ATGGCAGCGACGCCGCTCCCTCCGGCGATGCAAGGAGGTCCTCCGCAGGAAGTGGGGAACCCCGGCGTCGTCGCTTCTGACGGGATGCCGCAGCCTCCGGGGACCGACATGACCGGGATATGCTTCCGCGACCAACTCTGGCTCAATACTTACCCCCTCGACCGCAACCTCGTCTTCGACTACTTCGCCCTCTCTCCCTTCTACGACTGGTCCTGTAACAACGAGCAGCTGCGGTCTCGGTCCATTCACCCGCTCGACCTCTCCCATCTCTC GAAGATGACGGGGACGGAGTACGCGCTGAGCGAGGTGATGGAGCCGCACCTGTTCGTGATCCGGAAGCAGAAGAGAGACGGGCCGGAGAAGATCACCCCCATGCTCACCTACTACATCCTCGACGGATCCATCTACCAGGCGCCGCAGCTTGCTAGTGTCTTCGCGTCACGGATT GGAAGGGCGCTGTATCATATATCGAAGGCCTTCAATACCGCAGCCTCGAAATTGGAGAAAATTGGTTATG CTGATGCTGAAAACGAAGAGCCCAACTCAGAATCAATTAATGGAAAGGAGGCAATTGACCTCAAGGAACTGAAACGAGTTGATCATATTCTTGCCACCTTGCAGCGCAAG GAAATATCTTCGAATTCTTGGATAATGCAGCTGCCCCCAGCTCCTCCACCGCCGCCATTCCCTGAGGGGTATGCTCCATCGGAGATGGAGAAAGACTTGGAGAAACGAGCTTCAGAGCAGCCAACATCTGTTGACCCAATAATTGACCAAGGTCCTGCGAAAAGAACTAAATTTTGA
- the LOC122038337 gene encoding mediator of RNA polymerase II transcription subunit 6-like isoform X2: MAATPLPPAMQGGPPQEVGNPGVVASDGMPQPPGTDMTGICFRDQLWLNTYPLDRNLVFDYFALSPFYDWSCNNEQLRSRSIHPLDLSHLSKMTGTEYALSEVMEPHLFVIRKQKRDGPEKITPMLTYYILDGSIYQAPQLASVFASRIGRALYHISKAFNTAASKLEKIGYADAENEEPNSESINGKEAIDLKELKRVDHILATLQRKLPPAPPPPPFPEGYAPSEMEKDLEKRASEQPTSVDPIIDQGPAKRTKF; encoded by the exons ATGGCAGCGACGCCGCTCCCTCCGGCGATGCAAGGAGGTCCTCCGCAGGAAGTGGGGAACCCCGGCGTCGTCGCTTCTGACGGGATGCCGCAGCCTCCGGGGACCGACATGACCGGGATATGCTTCCGCGACCAACTCTGGCTCAATACTTACCCCCTCGACCGCAACCTCGTCTTCGACTACTTCGCCCTCTCTCCCTTCTACGACTGGTCCTGTAACAACGAGCAGCTGCGGTCTCGGTCCATTCACCCGCTCGACCTCTCCCATCTCTC GAAGATGACGGGGACGGAGTACGCGCTGAGCGAGGTGATGGAGCCGCACCTGTTCGTGATCCGGAAGCAGAAGAGAGACGGGCCGGAGAAGATCACCCCCATGCTCACCTACTACATCCTCGACGGATCCATCTACCAGGCGCCGCAGCTTGCTAGTGTCTTCGCGTCACGGATT GGAAGGGCGCTGTATCATATATCGAAGGCCTTCAATACCGCAGCCTCGAAATTGGAGAAAATTGGTTATG CTGATGCTGAAAACGAAGAGCCCAACTCAGAATCAATTAATGGAAAGGAGGCAATTGACCTCAAGGAACTGAAACGAGTTGATCATATTCTTGCCACCTTGCAGCGCAAG CTGCCCCCAGCTCCTCCACCGCCGCCATTCCCTGAGGGGTATGCTCCATCGGAGATGGAGAAAGACTTGGAGAAACGAGCTTCAGAGCAGCCAACATCTGTTGACCCAATAATTGACCAAGGTCCTGCGAAAAGAACTAAATTTTGA